Proteins from one Halovivax limisalsi genomic window:
- a CDS encoding 2-amino-3,7-dideoxy-D-threo-hept-6-ulosonate synthase: protein MTIGRDARLDRLRTDDRYLIVPMDHGITLGAVRGLADIESTVDAVTRGGADAVLTQKGLAPRVHPNRNGAGYVVHCNASTVLGPDSNDKRRTCSVEEAVRAGADAVSFHLNVGSNHEPDQLTQLAELTGDADRLGIPVLAMAYARGPDLEGDEPDALGHAVRLAEEVGADVVKTGYSGDPESFESVIDDTALPVVIAGGSRGDDRETLEMVRGAMDAGAAGVSMGRSIFQHDDPGAITRAVSAVVHKNVEIDTSLEKVEVNH, encoded by the coding sequence ATGACGATCGGACGCGACGCGCGACTCGACCGGCTCCGTACGGACGATCGGTACCTGATCGTCCCGATGGATCACGGCATCACCCTCGGCGCCGTTCGCGGGCTGGCCGACATCGAGTCGACCGTCGACGCCGTCACTCGCGGCGGCGCCGACGCCGTGCTGACCCAGAAGGGACTGGCCCCGCGGGTCCACCCGAACCGCAACGGCGCGGGCTACGTCGTCCACTGCAACGCCTCGACGGTCCTTGGCCCCGACAGCAACGACAAGCGCCGCACCTGCAGCGTCGAGGAGGCCGTCCGGGCGGGCGCCGACGCCGTCTCCTTCCACCTGAACGTCGGCTCGAACCACGAGCCCGACCAGCTGACCCAGCTGGCCGAGCTGACCGGCGACGCGGATCGGCTGGGGATTCCCGTCCTCGCGATGGCCTACGCGCGCGGACCGGACCTCGAGGGCGACGAACCCGACGCGCTCGGCCACGCCGTCCGCCTCGCCGAGGAGGTCGGCGCCGACGTGGTCAAGACGGGCTACAGCGGCGACCCGGAGAGTTTCGAGTCGGTGATCGACGACACCGCGCTCCCGGTCGTGATCGCCGGGGGTTCCCGCGGGGACGACCGCGAAACGCTCGAGATGGTTCGGGGCGCGATGGACGCGGGCGCCGCGGGCGTGTCGATGGGCCGGTCGATCTTCCAGCACGACGATCCCGGGGCGATCACGCGCGCGGTCTCGGCCGTGGTGCACAAGAATGTAGAAATAGATACCTCGTTAGAAAAGGTAGAAGTGAATCATTAG